A portion of the Chelmon rostratus isolate fCheRos1 chromosome 15, fCheRos1.pri, whole genome shotgun sequence genome contains these proteins:
- the ppp2r5ca gene encoding serine/threonine-protein phosphatase 2A 56 kDa regulatory subunit gamma isoform isoform X1, protein MLTCNKSGDRMVVDAPNSNGPFQPVALMHFRDVAPAEQEKLFIQKLRQCCVLFDFLSDPLSDLKWKEVKRAALSEMVEYITHNRNVITEPIYPEVVHMFAVNMFRTLPPSSNPTGAEFDPEEDEPTLEAAWPHLQLVYEFFLRFLESPDFQPNIAKKYIDQKFVMQLLELFDSEDPRERDFLKTTLHRIYGKFLGLRAYIRKQINNIFYRFIYETEHHNGIAELLEILGSIINGFALPLKEEHKIFLLKVLLPLHKVKSLSVYHPQLAYCVVQFLEKDSTLTEPVVMALLKYWPKTHSPKEVMFLNELEEILDVIEPSEFVKVQEPLFRQLAKCVSSPHFQVAERALYYWNNEYIMSLISDNAAKILPIMFPALYRNSKTHWNKTIHGLIYNALKLFMEMNQKLFDDCTQQFRAEKNKEKAKSKEREEAWIKIENLAKSNPQFSMYVDSSDLNSPVAMETDIPLIEDVQRLKKTVEEGATQLQHDQRKERPMVRRKSELPQDIYTTKALESHRRAEDMLTTHDGL, encoded by the exons ATGTTGACATGCAATAAATCTGGAGACAGGATGGTTGTGGATGCACCTAATTCCAATGGGCCTTTTCAGCCGGTGGCTCTTATGCACTTCAGAG ATGTGGCCCCCGCAGAGCAGGAGAAGCTCTTCATCCAGAAGCTGCGACAGTGCTGCGTTCTTTTTGACTTCCTGTCCGACCCGCTGAGCGACCTGAAATGGAAGGAAGTGAAGCGGGCGGCGCTGAGCGAAATGGTGGAGTACATCACCCACAACAGGAATGTCATCACAGAGCCCATCTACCCGGAGGTGGTGCACATG tTTGCAGTGAATATGTTCAGAACATTGCCTCCATCGTCCAACCCCACTGGAGCGGAGTTTGATCCAGAGGAAGATGAGCCAACGCTTGAAGCTGCATGGCCACACCTCCAG CTCGTCTATGAATTTTTCCTTAGGTTTTTAGAATCGCCCGACTTTCAGCCTAACATAGCAAAGAAATACATCGACCAGAAATTTGTTATgcag CTCCTAGAACTATTTGACAGTGAGGATCCCCGAGAGAGAGACTTCCTCAAAACTACCCTCCACAGGATCTATGGAAAGTTCCTGGGACTGAGAGCGTACATCAGAAAACAGATCAATAACATTTTCTATAG GTTTATCTATGAGACAGAGCACCATAACGGTATAGCTGAACTACTGGAAATACTTGGAAG CATAATCAATGGATTTGCCTTACCGCTAAAAGAAGAGCACAAGATTTTCCTGTTGAAGGTTTTATTGCCTCTGCACAAAGTCAAATCACTCAGTGTCTACCATCCACAG ctcGCCTACTGCGTGGTGCAGTTTTTAGAAAAGGACAGCACTCTAACTGAGCCG GTGGTAATGGCTCTACTAAAGTACTGGCCTAAAACTCACAGTCCTAAGGAAGTGATGTTCCTCAACGAGCTGGAGGAGATCCTGGACGTTATCGAGCCCTCTGAGTTCGTTAAAGTGCAGGAGCCTCTCTTCAGACAGCTGGCTAAGTGTGTGTCCAGCCCACACTTCCAG gTGGCGGAGAGAGCTCTGTACTACTGGAACAACGAGTACATCATGAGTCTTATCAGCGACAACGCAGCAAAGATCCTGCCGATTATGTTCCCCGCTCTGTACCGCAACTCTAAGACCCACTGGAACAA gacCATCCACGGCCTCATCTACAACGCTCTGAAGCTTTTCATGGAGATGAATCAGAAGCTCTTTGACGATTGCACACAGCAGTTCCGGGCTGAGAAAAACAA AGAGAAGGCAAAGTCAAAAGAACGTGAGGAGGCTTGGATCAAGATCGAGAACCTCGCCAAGTCAAATCCACAG TTCTCTATGTATGTTGATTCCTCTGACCTCAATAGTCCTGTAGCAATGGAGACGGATATCCCTTTGATAGAAGATGTTCAGAGGTTAAAAAAGACAGTTGAGGAGGGCGCGACTCAG TTGCAGCATGACCAGCGGAAAGAGCGGCCTATGGTGCGACGCAAGTCTGAGTTGCCTCAGGATATCTACACCACAAAAGCCTTGGAGTCCCACCGCAGAGCTGAAGACATGTTGACCACCCACGACGGACTCTAG
- the ppp2r5ca gene encoding serine/threonine-protein phosphatase 2A 56 kDa regulatory subunit gamma isoform isoform X2 — translation MLTCNKSGDRMVVDAPNSNGPFQPVALMHFRDVAPAEQEKLFIQKLRQCCVLFDFLSDPLSDLKWKEVKRAALSEMVEYITHNRNVITEPIYPEVVHMFAVNMFRTLPPSSNPTGAEFDPEEDEPTLEAAWPHLQLVYEFFLRFLESPDFQPNIAKKYIDQKFVMQLLELFDSEDPRERDFLKTTLHRIYGKFLGLRAYIRKQINNIFYRFIYETEHHNGIAELLEILGSIINGFALPLKEEHKIFLLKVLLPLHKVKSLSVYHPQLAYCVVQFLEKDSTLTEPVVMALLKYWPKTHSPKEVMFLNELEEILDVIEPSEFVKVQEPLFRQLAKCVSSPHFQVAERALYYWNNEYIMSLISDNAAKILPIMFPALYRNSKTHWNKTIHGLIYNALKLFMEMNQKLFDDCTQQFRAEKNKEKAKSKEREEAWIKIENLAKSNPQLQHDQRKERPMVRRKSELPQDIYTTKALESHRRAEDMLTTHDGL, via the exons ATGTTGACATGCAATAAATCTGGAGACAGGATGGTTGTGGATGCACCTAATTCCAATGGGCCTTTTCAGCCGGTGGCTCTTATGCACTTCAGAG ATGTGGCCCCCGCAGAGCAGGAGAAGCTCTTCATCCAGAAGCTGCGACAGTGCTGCGTTCTTTTTGACTTCCTGTCCGACCCGCTGAGCGACCTGAAATGGAAGGAAGTGAAGCGGGCGGCGCTGAGCGAAATGGTGGAGTACATCACCCACAACAGGAATGTCATCACAGAGCCCATCTACCCGGAGGTGGTGCACATG tTTGCAGTGAATATGTTCAGAACATTGCCTCCATCGTCCAACCCCACTGGAGCGGAGTTTGATCCAGAGGAAGATGAGCCAACGCTTGAAGCTGCATGGCCACACCTCCAG CTCGTCTATGAATTTTTCCTTAGGTTTTTAGAATCGCCCGACTTTCAGCCTAACATAGCAAAGAAATACATCGACCAGAAATTTGTTATgcag CTCCTAGAACTATTTGACAGTGAGGATCCCCGAGAGAGAGACTTCCTCAAAACTACCCTCCACAGGATCTATGGAAAGTTCCTGGGACTGAGAGCGTACATCAGAAAACAGATCAATAACATTTTCTATAG GTTTATCTATGAGACAGAGCACCATAACGGTATAGCTGAACTACTGGAAATACTTGGAAG CATAATCAATGGATTTGCCTTACCGCTAAAAGAAGAGCACAAGATTTTCCTGTTGAAGGTTTTATTGCCTCTGCACAAAGTCAAATCACTCAGTGTCTACCATCCACAG ctcGCCTACTGCGTGGTGCAGTTTTTAGAAAAGGACAGCACTCTAACTGAGCCG GTGGTAATGGCTCTACTAAAGTACTGGCCTAAAACTCACAGTCCTAAGGAAGTGATGTTCCTCAACGAGCTGGAGGAGATCCTGGACGTTATCGAGCCCTCTGAGTTCGTTAAAGTGCAGGAGCCTCTCTTCAGACAGCTGGCTAAGTGTGTGTCCAGCCCACACTTCCAG gTGGCGGAGAGAGCTCTGTACTACTGGAACAACGAGTACATCATGAGTCTTATCAGCGACAACGCAGCAAAGATCCTGCCGATTATGTTCCCCGCTCTGTACCGCAACTCTAAGACCCACTGGAACAA gacCATCCACGGCCTCATCTACAACGCTCTGAAGCTTTTCATGGAGATGAATCAGAAGCTCTTTGACGATTGCACACAGCAGTTCCGGGCTGAGAAAAACAA AGAGAAGGCAAAGTCAAAAGAACGTGAGGAGGCTTGGATCAAGATCGAGAACCTCGCCAAGTCAAATCCACAG TTGCAGCATGACCAGCGGAAAGAGCGGCCTATGGTGCGACGCAAGTCTGAGTTGCCTCAGGATATCTACACCACAAAAGCCTTGGAGTCCCACCGCAGAGCTGAAGACATGTTGACCACCCACGACGGACTCTAG
- the ppp2r5ca gene encoding serine/threonine-protein phosphatase 2A 56 kDa regulatory subunit gamma isoform isoform X3 yields MLTCNKSGDRMVVDAPNSNGPFQPVALMHFRDVAPAEQEKLFIQKLRQCCVLFDFLSDPLSDLKWKEVKRAALSEMVEYITHNRNVITEPIYPEVVHMFAVNMFRTLPPSSNPTGAEFDPEEDEPTLEAAWPHLQLVYEFFLRFLESPDFQPNIAKKYIDQKFVMQLLELFDSEDPRERDFLKTTLHRIYGKFLGLRAYIRKQINNIFYRFIYETEHHNGIAELLEILGSIINGFALPLKEEHKIFLLKVLLPLHKVKSLSVYHPQLAYCVVQFLEKDSTLTEPVVMALLKYWPKTHSPKEVMFLNELEEILDVIEPSEFVKVQEPLFRQLAKCVSSPHFQVAERALYYWNNEYIMSLISDNAAKILPIMFPALYRNSKTHWNKTIHGLIYNALKLFMEMNQKLFDDCTQQFRAEKNKEKAKSKEREEAWIKIENLAKSNPQSCSNGDGYPFDRRCSEVKKDS; encoded by the exons ATGTTGACATGCAATAAATCTGGAGACAGGATGGTTGTGGATGCACCTAATTCCAATGGGCCTTTTCAGCCGGTGGCTCTTATGCACTTCAGAG ATGTGGCCCCCGCAGAGCAGGAGAAGCTCTTCATCCAGAAGCTGCGACAGTGCTGCGTTCTTTTTGACTTCCTGTCCGACCCGCTGAGCGACCTGAAATGGAAGGAAGTGAAGCGGGCGGCGCTGAGCGAAATGGTGGAGTACATCACCCACAACAGGAATGTCATCACAGAGCCCATCTACCCGGAGGTGGTGCACATG tTTGCAGTGAATATGTTCAGAACATTGCCTCCATCGTCCAACCCCACTGGAGCGGAGTTTGATCCAGAGGAAGATGAGCCAACGCTTGAAGCTGCATGGCCACACCTCCAG CTCGTCTATGAATTTTTCCTTAGGTTTTTAGAATCGCCCGACTTTCAGCCTAACATAGCAAAGAAATACATCGACCAGAAATTTGTTATgcag CTCCTAGAACTATTTGACAGTGAGGATCCCCGAGAGAGAGACTTCCTCAAAACTACCCTCCACAGGATCTATGGAAAGTTCCTGGGACTGAGAGCGTACATCAGAAAACAGATCAATAACATTTTCTATAG GTTTATCTATGAGACAGAGCACCATAACGGTATAGCTGAACTACTGGAAATACTTGGAAG CATAATCAATGGATTTGCCTTACCGCTAAAAGAAGAGCACAAGATTTTCCTGTTGAAGGTTTTATTGCCTCTGCACAAAGTCAAATCACTCAGTGTCTACCATCCACAG ctcGCCTACTGCGTGGTGCAGTTTTTAGAAAAGGACAGCACTCTAACTGAGCCG GTGGTAATGGCTCTACTAAAGTACTGGCCTAAAACTCACAGTCCTAAGGAAGTGATGTTCCTCAACGAGCTGGAGGAGATCCTGGACGTTATCGAGCCCTCTGAGTTCGTTAAAGTGCAGGAGCCTCTCTTCAGACAGCTGGCTAAGTGTGTGTCCAGCCCACACTTCCAG gTGGCGGAGAGAGCTCTGTACTACTGGAACAACGAGTACATCATGAGTCTTATCAGCGACAACGCAGCAAAGATCCTGCCGATTATGTTCCCCGCTCTGTACCGCAACTCTAAGACCCACTGGAACAA gacCATCCACGGCCTCATCTACAACGCTCTGAAGCTTTTCATGGAGATGAATCAGAAGCTCTTTGACGATTGCACACAGCAGTTCCGGGCTGAGAAAAACAA AGAGAAGGCAAAGTCAAAAGAACGTGAGGAGGCTTGGATCAAGATCGAGAACCTCGCCAAGTCAAATCCACAG TCCTGTAGCAATGGAGACGGATATCCCTTTGATAGAAGATGTTCAGAGGTTAAAAAAGACAGTTGA